A part of Armatimonadota bacterium genomic DNA contains:
- a CDS encoding DUF58 domain-containing protein, with the protein MSAVLLDPAFLRRLEALALRARRPVRGVLRGERRSRTLGRGVEFADYRSYQVGDDYRHIDWNIYSRLDRLFVKLFSEEEDINVHLLVDVSASMAWGQPSKALYAARVAAAIGYVGLLGLDRVGVVFFADRVRRLLPPVRGRGQTVRLMAFLADAADPAPAAASDLRQTLREYVHRTRRRGLLVLLSDLLFPGGYEDGLTLARAHRFEPFVIHVLADDELDPQVRGDLRLVDRETRAGVEVTVDGPALEAYARARDAYLRGVEEFCLRHQIDYVRITTSVPVEDLVLRYLRMGGLFR; encoded by the coding sequence ATGAGCGCCGTGCTGCTTGATCCGGCATTCCTGCGCCGGCTGGAGGCGCTGGCCCTGCGGGCGCGCCGACCGGTGCGGGGTGTCCTGCGCGGCGAGCGCCGCAGCCGCACGCTGGGGCGGGGGGTGGAGTTCGCCGACTACCGCTCCTACCAGGTGGGCGACGACTACCGCCACATCGACTGGAACATCTACTCGCGGCTGGACCGGCTGTTCGTCAAGCTCTTCAGCGAGGAGGAGGACATCAACGTCCACCTGCTGGTGGACGTCAGCGCCTCGATGGCGTGGGGCCAGCCCAGCAAGGCCCTGTACGCCGCCCGGGTGGCCGCCGCCATCGGATACGTGGGCCTGCTCGGGCTCGACAGGGTGGGCGTGGTGTTCTTCGCCGACCGGGTGCGCCGCCTGCTGCCCCCGGTCCGGGGACGCGGCCAGACCGTGCGCCTGATGGCCTTCCTCGCCGACGCCGCCGACCCGGCGCCGGCTGCCGCCAGCGACCTGCGCCAGACCCTGCGGGAGTACGTCCACCGCACGCGCCGGCGGGGCCTGCTGGTGCTGCTCAGCGACCTGCTGTTCCCCGGCGGGTACGAGGACGGGCTCACCCTGGCCCGGGCCCACCGCTTCGAGCCGTTCGTCATCCACGTCCTGGCCGACGACGAGCTGGACCCCCAGGTGCGCGGGGACCTGCGGCTGGTGGACCGGGAGACCCGCGCCGGGGTGGAGGTGACGGTGGACGGGCCGGCCCTGGAGGCCTACGCCCGGGCGCGGGACGCCTACCTCCGGGGCGTGGAGGAGTTCTGCCTGCGCCACCAGATCGACTACGTCCGCATCACCACGTCCGTGCCGGTGGAGGACCTGGTGCTGCGCTACCTGCGCATGGGAGGGCTGTTCCGGTGA
- a CDS encoding MoxR family ATPase, translated as MAEDGTLDLTPEEFAATVDRIRREVQRVIVGHQELIDQVLVALLAGGHVLLEGVPGLGKTLLVKTVAQTLALRFSRIQFTPDLMPADIVGTTVVMQDAEGRRYFEFQRGPIFTQVLLADEINRATPKTQSALLEAMQEHAVTVGGTSYPLEEPFFVLATQNPIEMEGTYPLPEAQLDRFLFKLRAEFPGVDDLVEIIDRTTSASLPAVEVVASAPRLRAMMRLVRQVEVASHVKAYAARLVRATHPHTAGSSLARRYVRYGSSPRGAQALILAGKVRALMAGRANVAFADIHALALPALRHRIILNFEGEAEGIDPDTVVRNVLEETPTREGARA; from the coding sequence GTGGCTGAAGACGGAACCCTGGACCTGACGCCCGAGGAGTTTGCCGCCACGGTGGACCGCATCCGCCGGGAGGTGCAGCGGGTGATCGTCGGCCACCAGGAGCTGATCGACCAGGTCCTGGTGGCGCTGCTGGCGGGCGGGCACGTGCTGCTGGAAGGCGTGCCGGGGCTGGGCAAGACCCTGCTGGTCAAGACGGTGGCCCAGACCCTGGCCCTGCGCTTTTCGCGCATCCAGTTCACCCCGGACCTGATGCCGGCCGACATCGTGGGCACCACGGTGGTCATGCAGGACGCCGAAGGGCGGCGGTACTTCGAGTTCCAGCGGGGGCCGATCTTCACCCAGGTCCTGCTGGCCGACGAGATCAACCGCGCCACCCCCAAGACCCAGTCGGCCCTGCTGGAGGCGATGCAGGAGCACGCCGTCACCGTCGGAGGCACCTCGTATCCCCTGGAGGAGCCCTTCTTCGTCCTGGCCACCCAGAACCCCATCGAGATGGAGGGCACGTACCCTCTCCCGGAGGCGCAGCTGGACCGGTTCCTGTTCAAGCTGCGGGCGGAGTTCCCGGGCGTGGACGACCTGGTGGAGATCATCGACCGCACCACCTCCGCCTCCCTGCCGGCCGTCGAGGTGGTGGCGTCGGCGCCGCGCCTGCGGGCCATGATGCGGCTGGTCCGCCAGGTGGAGGTGGCGTCCCACGTCAAGGCCTACGCGGCCCGGCTGGTGCGGGCGACCCACCCGCACACCGCCGGATCGTCGCTGGCCCGCCGCTACGTCCGCTACGGCAGCAGCCCCCGGGGAGCGCAGGCGCTGATCCTGGCCGGCAAGGTGCGCGCCCTGATGGCCGGGCGGGCCAACGTGGCGTTCGCCGACATCCACGCCCTGGCGCTGCCGGCCCTGCGCCACCGGATCATCCTCAACTTCGAGGGGGAAGCCGAGGGAATCGACCCCGACACCGTCGTCCGCAACGTGCTGGAGGAGACCCCCACCCGGGAGGGCGCGCGGGCCTGA
- a CDS encoding zinc ribbon domain-containing protein, whose translation MPLYEYRCAHCNHHFEVYHAVGETPGPCPLCGGPARRVFSSVGLIFKGSGFHATDYRKPSASSNGEGTPSPRTESSSKTSS comes from the coding sequence ATGCCTCTGTACGAGTACCGGTGCGCGCACTGTAACCACCACTTCGAGGTGTATCACGCCGTGGGCGAGACTCCCGGCCCGTGTCCCCTCTGCGGCGGACCGGCGCGCCGCGTGTTCAGCTCCGTCGGGCTGATTTTCAAGGGGTCGGGCTTCCACGCCACTGACTACCGCAAGCCGTCGGCGTCTTCCAACGGCGAGGGCACGCCATCTCCCCGCACCGAGTCGTCCTCGAAGACCTCCTCCTGA
- a CDS encoding methionine adenosyltransferase produces the protein MRQITVEVLSGKPVSEHQVEIVERKGVGHPDSICDAIMERVSIELSREYLRRCGAILHHNIDKAFLVAGTAEVRLGGGRILEPMRLIFGDRATFEIDGQRVPIEEIAISTAKRWIREHLRFVDPDEHVRYDVQIKPGSPELVDIFRRNAPGANDTSAAVGYAPLTETERLVLLTERYMNSPAFKEQFPEAGEDIKVMGFRRGDELSLTAAVAFVDRFIDSEETYFRRKAQIHEAVEEYVRSEARTLTKITLDLNTLDMPGRGLGGMYLSVTGTSAEGGDSGQIGRGNKVNGVIALNRPMGTEAAAGKNPVSHVGKIYTILTHQVADRIYREVPGIREVYVWMLSQIGAPIDQPKVAAAQIILEKRARRAVAVRRVQEILERELANIRQLTRELAEGKYPVV, from the coding sequence GTGCGGCAGATCACGGTGGAGGTCCTGTCCGGCAAGCCGGTGTCCGAGCACCAGGTGGAGATCGTGGAGCGCAAGGGGGTGGGCCACCCCGACTCCATCTGCGATGCCATCATGGAGCGGGTCAGCATCGAGCTGAGCCGCGAGTACCTGCGGCGCTGCGGGGCCATTCTGCACCACAACATCGACAAGGCCTTCCTGGTGGCGGGGACCGCCGAGGTCCGGCTGGGCGGGGGCCGGATCCTGGAGCCCATGCGCCTGATCTTCGGCGACCGCGCCACCTTCGAGATCGACGGCCAGCGGGTGCCCATTGAGGAGATCGCCATCTCCACGGCCAAGCGGTGGATCCGGGAGCACCTGCGGTTCGTGGATCCCGACGAGCACGTCCGGTACGACGTCCAGATCAAGCCCGGATCGCCCGAGCTGGTGGACATCTTCCGCCGGAACGCCCCCGGGGCCAACGACACGTCGGCGGCGGTGGGCTACGCGCCCCTCACCGAGACCGAGCGGCTGGTCCTGCTCACCGAACGGTACATGAACTCGCCGGCGTTCAAGGAGCAGTTTCCCGAGGCCGGCGAGGACATCAAGGTCATGGGGTTCCGGCGGGGCGACGAGCTGTCGCTGACGGCCGCGGTGGCCTTCGTGGACCGGTTCATCGACTCGGAGGAGACCTACTTCCGCCGCAAGGCGCAGATCCACGAGGCGGTGGAGGAGTACGTGCGGTCTGAAGCCCGCACCCTCACGAAGATCACCCTGGACCTGAATACCCTGGACATGCCCGGGCGCGGCCTGGGCGGCATGTACCTGTCCGTGACCGGCACGTCCGCCGAGGGCGGGGACAGCGGCCAGATCGGCCGGGGCAACAAGGTGAACGGGGTCATCGCCCTCAACCGCCCCATGGGCACCGAGGCGGCGGCGGGCAAGAACCCCGTCTCCCACGTGGGCAAGATCTACACCATCCTCACCCACCAGGTGGCCGACCGGATCTACCGGGAGGTGCCCGGCATCCGGGAGGTCTACGTGTGGATGCTCAGCCAGATCGGCGCCCCCATCGACCAGCCCAAGGTGGCGGCGGCGCAGATCATCCTGGAAAAGCGCGCCCGCCGCGCCGTGGCCGTCCGCCGGGTGCAGGAGATCCTGGAGCGGGAGCTGGCCAACATCCGCCAGCTCACCCGCGAGCTGGCCGAGGGCAAGTACCCGGTGGTCTAG
- a CDS encoding rhomboid family intramembrane serine protease, with amino-acid sequence MIPLRDDNPSRSPPVATVALIGACVAVFLRMASLDGPALLAFITAYGAVPARLLADPLGAAPTLVTHMFLHGGWVHLLGNMLYLWIFGDNVEDLMGHMGFVAFYLLSGVAAVLTHTLLAPLSDRPLVGASGAVAGVLGAYLVLFPRARILSLVPMGLFTRVVAVPAVVFLPLWFVLQLVSGLASLDGQAEMVAWWAHVGGFVAGVLLVPVFVRRRRPRW; translated from the coding sequence ATGATCCCCCTCCGCGACGACAACCCCTCCCGCTCCCCGCCGGTGGCCACCGTGGCCCTCATCGGGGCCTGCGTGGCCGTGTTCCTGCGCATGGCGTCCCTGGACGGCCCCGCCCTGCTGGCGTTCATCACCGCCTACGGGGCGGTGCCGGCGCGGCTGCTGGCGGATCCCCTGGGGGCGGCCCCCACCCTGGTGACCCACATGTTCCTGCACGGCGGGTGGGTCCATCTGCTGGGGAACATGCTGTACCTGTGGATCTTCGGCGACAACGTGGAGGACCTGATGGGCCACATGGGGTTTGTGGCCTTCTACCTGCTGTCGGGGGTGGCCGCCGTCCTGACCCACACGCTGCTGGCGCCCCTGTCGGACCGGCCCCTGGTGGGCGCCAGCGGCGCCGTGGCCGGCGTTCTGGGAGCTTACCTGGTCCTGTTCCCCCGGGCCCGGATCCTCTCGCTGGTACCCATGGGTCTGTTCACCCGGGTGGTGGCCGTGCCCGCGGTGGTGTTCCTGCCCCTGTGGTTCGTCCTGCAACTGGTGTCCGGGCTGGCCAGCCTGGACGGCCAGGCCGAGATGGTGGCCTGGTGGGCCCACGTGGGCGGCTTCGTGGCCGGCGTGCTGCTGGTCCCCGTGTTCGTGCGCCGCCGGCGCCCACGGTGGTGA
- a CDS encoding MgtC/SapB family protein: MTVLEHIGVAALRLGLALVLGGLIGWQRESAEKPAGFRTHILVCVGAALFTLISAVGFFGTGADPARVASNIVVGIGFLGAGTIWRTGASVQGLTTAASLWTVAAIGTAVGVGYYIGAILTTAIVAAVLTLFKGFEARIPRRGVGHLSLVIADRPGQIGRVGTLLGSLGVNIEHVDMSGRQDEKVVLTLGVRLPPRLSRDEVLVALGDVDGVEAVRWEDTAA; encoded by the coding sequence ATGACGGTGCTGGAGCACATCGGCGTGGCCGCCCTGCGGCTGGGCCTGGCCCTGGTGCTGGGCGGACTGATCGGCTGGCAGCGGGAGAGCGCCGAGAAACCTGCGGGCTTCCGCACCCACATCCTGGTGTGCGTGGGGGCCGCCCTGTTCACCCTGATCTCGGCGGTGGGCTTCTTTGGGACCGGAGCCGACCCCGCCCGGGTGGCGAGCAACATCGTGGTGGGCATCGGCTTCCTGGGCGCCGGCACCATCTGGCGCACGGGGGCCAGCGTCCAGGGCCTGACGACCGCGGCCAGCCTGTGGACGGTGGCCGCCATCGGGACGGCGGTGGGCGTGGGGTACTACATCGGCGCCATCCTCACCACGGCCATCGTGGCGGCGGTCCTGACCCTGTTCAAGGGCTTTGAGGCCCGCATTCCGCGCCGGGGCGTGGGCCACCTCTCGCTGGTCATCGCGGACCGGCCGGGCCAGATCGGCCGCGTCGGCACCCTGCTGGGCAGCCTGGGCGTGAACATCGAGCACGTGGACATGTCCGGGCGGCAGGACGAGAAGGTGGTCCTTACCCTCGGCGTGCGCCTGCCGCCCCGGCTGAGCCGCGACGAGGTGCTGGTGGCGCTGGGGGACGTGGACGGGGTCGAGGCGGTACGCTGGGAAGACACCGCCGCATGA